The sequence tattgctctggctggtctcaaactcctgggctcaagcgatcctcctgcctcagccttctaaaatgctaggattactggcatgagtcacCTCCCCCAACCAGGTGTTTAACTGGGGACTAACATGAAGCCCTTAGAAGAGCACGTGGAACATAGTGAGctacataaaatatttgctattagtATAATAATTCTATCTGTATATCTTAACAAAATTGTGTATGTTAGGCAGGTGGCATGCCAATGGAACTAGTTTCCTATAGCTGCACTCAATCATTCTTCTCACCACTGAGAGCTGCAGCAAATGGGGGGCATAAAATTTATAACTGACTTTTCTATCTGTGTGACTCAGTAGGCAATGACTATGTATGTACTACAATGTAAATAGCGCCTCCTGGATTGAATAGTATGTAACTGACATGACCAGCAGAGACAGGCTAAAGACACTGAGCTGGAAAACCCTAGGCTCTATGCTAAATCGAGGTTCCTGAATCAGTTCCCTCTGAGCAACTGTTGCTGTGGTGCTGCCTTCACAAGCCGTCTGCTGAGCACTCAGATTGAGGGGCTGTGCTATTGTTCCTCAGACAAGCTGCAGCCAGAACTGTTCAGCTGACAAACTGGTAGCAGTCCAGAAATACAGTTCTGGCTGCGGAGTGAAAAAAGGCCAATTTAGATTCCTTTTCATAGTGAGAAAAACATAAACATGGATTTGAACGATTCTCCTCTATTAGACTCATTGGTTTAGATTTGATATTTAATtgctaaaaatacatttagaatatAAACCTTACTGTGTCAAagtctcaaagaagaaataattggTGTGGTATAAAGTACTTCATTGTATGCTAAAATCTTCTAAgctaaaatgttttcaatttatgCAAGGATAGGTggcatacatattatatattattccCCCATTAAGCACATTTATAATGAGACAAAATTATCTTCCATAAAAAAGCCATGTAAAATTAAGGACTCAGTTTTTCTGCACAGACTAGACAACAATTGCTAACACATAAGGTCGATGAGAGTCAGAACAGTCATAGAAAAATTCATGAAACAAAAAATCGTCTGCCAGGTCTGATGAATGAGGCTAGATGAACAGAAACTGAAAAGGCAGAAAGGATAGCATGAGCAAGACAAGTGCTGAAATCTGCCCAATTAACTCTGAGGATAAAGTTCAATGGcaggaaaataaaagcacatgTCCACATAATAACCTGTAAGTGAATGTTTGCAGCAGCATTTTTCATAATCGCTAAAAAGTGGAAACTAACCTAAagatccatcaactgatgaatgaatggaaaaccAGTATAGTCATGCAATAGAATATCATTTAActataagaagaaataaactacCAGTGTGTGCCAAAATGTGCATGAAttctgaaaatattatgctaagtgaaaaagccagtcacaaaggactACAGATTGTATAACTCTATGTATATGAAATACACAGAACAGGCCAACCTGTGGAGACAAAAGTAGATGGTGGTTGCCTATAACAGGGGTAGGTGAAGAGACACGGAGGAAGGTTGCAGTCATGCTTAGGAGATGTGGGGTTGCTTTTCAGGGTGACGAAAATGCTGTGAATATACTAATAATACTGAGttgcacattttaaattgttGAACCATCTGATGTGTGAATTATATCAGTGAAACCGTTTTTAAAATCCAATGGCAGGACCAAGATAATTTTATCAACTCTCAATTTTTGATGTAATACTATATCAAATCTAAATATTTCTACagttttatagtatattttaaataaaagatatagAAAATGCCTAACTTTTCAAATGGTTTGTAAAAAACCTAAAATACGTACATTTCAAAGACTAGTATAGTGGCCTTTCTGTACAAGTTAACCTAGAATCTGTGAAATAAATAGACACAGATTCTGTGTTCATTCACAAAAGTgaagaaataagataattttcTGGAACATTCCATTAAACATTCTCCTCTGATTTAATCTGGCGTGCCTCATCAGAGCAAcacaaaaattacttaaaaatactgtttaaCAGGAGAAAAGTCAATTTTCTGTGAGGAATGATGTATAATTCTCAACCTTTCCAAGGGCATGTGTTGCAAGAGAAAAGGTATACAATGGTTTTTCAAAATGGTAGAATGAAAGtcacaatataaaagaaaagtaCATTATAAACatagtaaaatggaaataattaattataattaaaacacaaaagcTTCTGCCAAAATTAGTATCCTAAAACATGTTATATAATTCAATCAGCTGCAGAATAACTGTCGACATGTTAAATTTCATACATACTTGACTTTCCActtgaaataatttcttctttgaggCCTGTGTCTCATCCAAATTAATGTGACAACGTGATGTACCTTCTGGTGGAGACTCTAACATAGTTAATTTTTTAAGGGAATCAGCTACTTCTTGTTGAAGTTGTCTCACAACCACCcgataaaataattttgttactgattttatTAATTGCCTTATTATTAAATTATGTTAATACTATTGAACTCTAACGTACCTACTTTGAAAATTATCACCACACACATTAATTCACCTTCTTTTCATCACATGTACacacttttatttattactgAATTCAGTGAGGAATGCAGAATGTGTTATCTTCCTGCCTAATTGGTATTCTTACTTATGCAACAGACTCATCCCACCATTCAATCATCTTGGAAGCTCAACTCAACCTCAAAGTTCCTAACATATTTAATCACCTGTTCAAATCCTTCTAACAGATTCCTATCtcagaataaaagtaaaattccaATGACCTTTGAGGCCCTAGGTAAACAGGCCTCTACCTCCCTCTCTGACTTCAAGCTCCTACAACTCCCTCTGTAATTACTCCATTCCCACTGTATGTGAAGCCTGCCACCCCTCTTTCGTTTGCAAATGGGGATCTAATGCCTAACTCATAAATCACAGGCAGCTATAGTATCTTTGTACTGGACAAAGTTATATTCAAATGATAGTCATTgagctttgaaataaaaattatgagttcattattaataaaaatattcaaagtaaaCTATAAATTCCAGTTGGAAGACTAAACCAAATATGGTTTTGCTAAAATTTACCACGTTTATCCTAAATTATGATTTTATAACAAGTAGGTGCCCTTAAAACATTATGTGgtcataaaaatatgtaatttgacATATTTTCAGATTTGTTAATATGAATAATAACAAAGCTATAccaactaaaatatattaaaagctaCTTAAAGCAAGGTATGACAAGACACAGCAATGCACTTCAGTTCATCTGGGAAATCTAGAATTAAGTGTCAAAGAAAATCACTTAATTAAATTGTAATTTGAAAAGACTCATTTCAGGTGTAAACATTTCCATTTATACCTTCATCATGGTCTTAACATGTGGCAacataaagacattaaaattattatttaaccaGTACAGGACTATCTACCTGAAAATATGACTCTGTGCCTAATACAATTTTGCAGGTGACACAATGTCTTTTCTCAAAGTAAATCATCTCTCACCTCTACCTTTTATTTCCTAGAAACAAGGTGTGTTTCTAAGCTGATGGAGTAAACACATTTTgccttttatgttttcttattaaaaCAGCTTTGTTGAAATATCATTTACATACTACATCTGTTTTAACTTAAGTTAAACGAGTTTTAGTACATTTACTAAGTTGTGCAGCCATCTCTACAATCCAACTTTAGAGCATTTCCATCACTGCAAGATCCCTCACGCCCTTTAGCGGTCATTACCAgcttccagccccagcccctcgcAAACAGTAATCTACTTTATGTCCCTATACGTTTCTCTTTTTTGGATGTTTCacgtaaatggaattatacaatatggtAAACACACTTTTCatctattgatttttatattcaaCTAGGTTCAACATGTATCCAGAaccaaatgtttacattttctttctagaagtttgaaaatatttctcttcCTTGATACTTACTActctttctgctttctctctctcatatcGAAAGAGACTTTCTTTTAAATGATCATAGTCATTCATTagcttcttatttttctcttggagCAGGAGGTCTTTCTTTCCACTCTCAATAGAACCTCTTTGGATATTAATTACTCTCTCTTTATGATCCTCTTTCTGATGATCATCATCTAGTTGCTGTTCAAGCCACAGATTTTCACCCTGGAGTTGACATATCCTTTCTTCCACACAGTTCCACTCTCCAGTGGAATTACTCACTTTAGCTTCTGCATTTTGAtacatctctttcatttcctttatttgcTGCTGGGTTTGGCTTAGGTCGTTTTGTAGAGTTTCTAAATCCAATGGCTTTGTTCTGAGAGTATCTCTTGTCTTAGGGAACTTATCTTTTAAGGTATTGAAtttaatttgtgttttagaaagttGTTCAGTGAGAAACTCATTCTTATCTTCAACTTCGGAGATATCAGAACTCATTTTTTCTTGCACAGAAATGTCTTGTGTGTTCTGTAAAGTAAGTTTTAGGTTTCTTTCtgtgttgctttcttttttcttcagcaGTTCGGAATTGAGCCTTTTATTCTCAGCTTTGAGATCTTTCAGCTCTTGTTGATCCTGgaatgctgtttttgttatttcctcATTGAGTTTTATACTCTTTTCAAGGgcagcatttctttctttaacaaTTTTAATGTCCTTaagatattcattttctttttccaagttgTCATTTTTCATTGTGAGTATTTCCTGCCTGAGTATAGCAATATCTGTCTTCAAAATGCAATTTTCATCCATCAGATCTTCCGTTTCTTCATGAGTatgaaaatcctaaataaaataaaagaaagttttagcTAGTACTCCATAAAATAACATATCATGATTACCTCTGAAGCTAAAGAATAACCTGCACATCCATACACTAAAAAGTTTACTGTCAGTGGATATCCAACAGGAGAAAAAGTTGAAGCAAAACTTTGAACCTTGTAGAGCATAAATTCCAAAAAgttcagaaatttatttaaagtcaATGAGTTCATaaaagtaaacacacacatacacacacatgcacaccagaGAATTTGTGAGAATATCAGAATTGGAAAAGCCTTTGCCTGAATTACAACAAACCCAAAAGCATAAATTAAAGCATTAACAAATTtgactaaattaaaatatatcaaaaaatgCATTTACACTTTGATATCTAACCCTTACACCACCCTATAGTAAGAACCTTAGTTCACACGTATTTGGACAGATAAAATTTCCCAAAGTTATTACAGTTCTGTTTCCCAGATAATATTCTATTGCAATTTGACTCTTTTAACACTTCTATAGTCAGTTATAAGAATTACATTTACTAAATCATAAATCTAGACATTATACTAGTCACTCCTATATACATTCATTGATGAACTCCTCTAGttacaataattttgaaaaagaaaggttaaaaatataAGCAAGCTACAGGATTTTCCCCAGGACTTGTGAGTCTATTTCTAGTTCTCCAACAGATCACAGTTACTTCTGTGGTGTAATTAtatcaatacaaaataaaacttttattttaaaacaccaacggtaaataagataaaatttatagAGCTATTCTTAGGATATCATGAGATTATTTGTGATTGcaataatttctgtttcttctttattttattttaggtacaGTAATCAATATGAAATAGGGAAGTACAAGGAACAATTTTCCTGGGAACAACATTTTTATCAATAGGTTATCACTAAGTATACATTATGGCATGTTATTGTTTGCAAAAGCacttggtaataaaataatatcctATGTGGATGCCAAgacttataataaatattaataattttaccTGTAAGTGtcatcattcatttttaaaagtgagataacatttctgatttgttttagacctattatagtatatattaaatCAAGTGGATATTATAagtaaaattgataaataatgcttaaaatatagaatttttaCCAAAGATTGATTTACCTGATTTGGAGTACTTCTTGCAGTTTTTGGTTTCATCTCTAGTGACTGAACAGTCGGTTCAGGTTGTTTTGCTTCAGCTTCTTTCTTATGTTGTTTCTCTTTCCTGTCtaattcttctctattttttttgtacagcatattaacatttattttttcttcattttcctgttTGAAGGTGCATCTGCAGATAAAGACATTTCtcttaaaatgcattttgttaaaaaataaagagctcATCTCTGCAGATGTTGTTTATCATCCTAATAAAACTTCCATGTTctggattatttttcctttgcagcTCTCAGATATTTAATTTCTCACTTCAACATCTTCCAAAGAATGCATATACTTGAAAAGTAGTAAGGAAAGGATATTCCGCTATAGTTTCTGTTACTAGTCACTCtagtatatattataaaaaaggATACTGGAGATTATTCAGTAAAGTTACAAGTtcaaaattacctttttaaatcACACAAT comes from Macaca mulatta isolate MMU2019108-1 chromosome 10, T2T-MMU8v2.0, whole genome shotgun sequence and encodes:
- the LOC144331500 gene encoding putative ankyrin repeat domain-containing protein 20A2, whose product is MSSLFFNKMHFKRNVFICRCTFKQENEEKINVNMLYKKNREELDRKEKQHKKEAEAKQPEPTVQSLEMKPKTARSTPNQDFHTHEETEDLMDENCILKTDIAILRQEILTMKNDNLEKENEYLKDIKIVKERNAALEKSIKLNEEITKTAFQDQQELKDLKAENKRLNSELLKKKESNTERNLKLTLQNTQDISVQEKMSSDISEVEDKNEFLTEQLSKTQIKFNTLKDKFPKTRDTLRTKPLDLETLQNDLSQTQQQIKEMKEMYQNAEAKVSNSTGEWNCVEERICQLQGENLWLEQQLDDDHQKEDHKERVINIQRGSIESGKKDLLLQEKNKKLMNDYDHLKESLFRYEREKAERVVSIKEEKYFQTSRKKM